Within Haematobia irritans isolate KBUSLIRL chromosome 2, ASM5000362v1, whole genome shotgun sequence, the genomic segment tgttaaaatttaaataataattctaaaattttaattttcgttttttttatctcagcttaaagccatgcattgactaaactacaagtgtagcttaaccaacagaggaaaattatgcttgtcaaatttatttgggcaaagccctatagactgcaagatggttggatgtacagctgtttcggaattaccacattcctcatcagcatcctctacttgcagcaaaactatcaaccaattatcagaataaattcgggtaattcactcaacccaaagtgaactacacttgaacctcccgaaaaagggtttgatagtcggctactgcctaaacaaatttaatttaaatttaaaatttaaattttctaaaattaaccaaggtagtttcaaattaattgatatatttgaatctttggattacaGATAAAAAACCttcaatataggctaagattgaTTTTGATGATGTTGCAtcctttttacaattttttttttggttaagaaaatcttttttatttggttGTGTTTGTAGTGAATTACTCCGCACGAAAAtgtaactaaattttattccgactATTTAAtgtcatttttggatttttactaccatttacgaaattcttCTTTCTCATATAGCAAAAATGCCACCATTACCATATTAACCACGTAGTTATTCATTCTgctacttctttaaaataacgaaatttttagtaatcTATTTAGtgatacatttaaaatttttagtgaTATAGGATACAGGATACAGATTTAATttctcgaattttcattctccttTTGCGATATACGAGTATCAACAGAGGTATTCCacagacaaaaaaataatttttggattcaatcacaaaattaacccttaaatgcacatgatcgccgattcctccgaaaaatatacatataatatgcaaaatgatATATAAAGAATATCTGAAtaccatatttttttcaattttttttttttttttttttgaaaaaaaaaatagtggttgtatcctaaaaaatacagtgcgcattaaactaagtttttatttacaaataagcagtttgattttagtagagaatagagaaaaatagatatttttacactacacaCTTTTAAACCAACATTACTTTTATctcttgtaaatattatttaacttaaaatttgtagtttttgcattttttgtcaaagtttgagttttaattttgactgcagattactcagaagtacaacaaaatttcaaaaaaaaacatatttttataaatagcgctatgatgtaataaatacaacaaacctgatttcatagaattcggtcaaaCTTTGAAGACATAAGAATTTGagggttaattgattcaattaatttttaattgaaatgtcttcaattaaaaaattaatttcgtgattgaatcagaaaaaattgtttgtgtgtgattgagttttgtttTAACCCCTTCACTACCGAAGTCAACATAATGGtacaaacttaaatttttcttctgtttttgcttgtattaacagcatgtagaataaaaattgtaattctgaggacctacctcaattacttcaatagctatatgagtttgttctgaaaacttgattcttgaattgtgaccaaatagctctatgaaaataagcgctatttgacctattatatctattgaagtgtgagaaaaaatacaaaaaagaacccgaaaaatatcagccatagtttttgtatgaatgtccatttacataGAGTAGAAAAATggactcaaaatttcgtatttttcgtttattgctaaagaagtttataaaagtgCATttcagtgctcaccaatatgtaaaatatttatagcttatttagattaaagcctctactttaaaataacatcgagaaataaatcaaaattaaacggggaaatagagtttggtgtcgttttcgaatgtcctgctaggtggacatcggtagtgaaaggattaaataaaaaaattgttgaatcgattaaatttttaattgaatatttttgaaaattcaattaaaattttaattggaaatattttgggtgaaaattttttctgtgcacgtacaaataaatgtcagtttaaaaatccaaattataacaaattcttcaaaaatgtgtgtttatttcaaatttcataaaacgctttaaaccaaagatgtaaaatactcaaaataaatattagcctattttttatgttttcaaatttaatcccaagattcaatatctcaattaatttatagattatttcttaaaatctaaaatgattttcttttctttaagggAAATGTGACTAACAAAAAACCtctattttttacaatatttttttcaatgcataAATTATTTTCCCGATGTTGGTGCCTATGGAAGCCACAATTTTTAGACTTTCCtgaaattatgaactgatatacttttctattcaaaaattattattctCAATACAGTTAAAATCGAATTATAATCATAACCGCTATATAAagttgaaagaaaaaactttcATATCGTTGTTAACTATtccgaataaaattgtgagaaaagtaaaaaaatatatatattgatgTTTTTCGTAGACCCAAAACATTCCGGAATTCATAATTTCAAATTCCACCATGGTGCCAATCTGCTAATCCCTAAACTACCGAAATTTCGAGATACTCCAAATGATATTTATTATACTTTTAAAAATGATTCCATCTgtccaaacttaaaaaaaaacttcttagaTAGTATTTCGAAGCTATGATTTGTGTTTATggaagaatttaaaaatataaacaaaagtaGGCAACCCTATAAAATAACTGTTGAGAGAGTGGTGGAAATTTCGAAGAGAAATTCCTCActttatattttatacaaaattataaataaaaaaattaataaataattataaaatttgtaaataacattttaaccacTTACCAGGTGCTGGTTGCGCTGGATAGGTTGGTTTTTTCATCCACTCATAGTATTGATGTGATTTCACCGGTGATGAACGATTGTTGCTATTTatactattgttgttgttgttattgttgccaTTAGCCGTCGATGGGCTATTGTTATTATTCAAATGATGGGCAATATGATGGGGTGATGATGATGAGGCTGGAGCTCCGGGACTTGAGATCTCACTGCCACTAACCGTAATCGGTGGTGAGGGTAAACCCTCAGTGATatgatgttgttgctgctgctgctgttgttgttgctgctgttggggATCACCAATGCTGCTAACAGTTTCATTCAATTGATTTGTACTACCCGATGCAGGACCAGCTGAAGTAGTGCTACTCGCACTACCCGCTGACGATGAAGGTGTTGAACCAGCTCCCACTGCACCATTTAAAAGCTGATGTTGTTGTAATAAATCGGCATTTTGGGCAAAATTATCCGCTGATGAAGGTGAATGCCAATCCGCAGCAGCAGCGGCAGCAGTATTAGAGGCTGAATGAAACATACTATGGGGATTATAATACATTTGATGATGGGCCGTTGCATGCGGTGAATCCATGTCGCCCAGATATTGATGATTGGGCGGTGTATGGTAATTGGCATTCCAATGCCAAGGTTGACCAGCTGAATAGGCCAAATTGGCAGCGGTGTGTTTTTGTGAATAGGATAAAGGATTGTAATAGGAAACCATTGTGTAGATTGGGCGAATTTGTTTCACGCGGCTTAATTCGGTATAAATTGAGGTTAGGGAAAATAGTCACtgggatatatatatttttttatttgtcaagaACACTAggtgatttttttatatctaaactgggtttatatatttttaatgttaaacattttttttataaaaaaaatgtatatatatattttttcttttaaatttatgtcATTTTTGTAACactcaatagtaaattttttttatttatatgtctTGCACGCGTTGTTGTCTTGTTTTCGTTTCtccttttgttttactttaacTTTTGATTGTTTTAATTGAGCTTAGTTTATGAGCCGTTATTTGTCACTTCTAGAATGACAGTTCAATCAATCACTTGCAATTATATGCTCTTatatgttattgttgttttagtATTATCACTCTCAATTACActctttcatttaatttttttactcttCAAGTGTTTACGGTAAATCTCTTGTAGGCGTttatgtgtgcgtgtgtatgtATGGTTGCCTCAGTACGATGATTTGCATAAGTAAACTATTTACGATAATCCAGTAATCGATTATCCACTCTTCGGCTATTGATAAATCTCTCTCTATTGTGATTTAGTGATTGCAGCAATTCGATAATTATGCTTGCTATTTGTGTTATTACCGTTGCCGTTGTCGCCGTCGTTGCTTACGgtcttttttgaatttattgttaatttctttatatttttataatttaaccgTTGTAAATATGCGTTGATGAgatgttttaaagaaataaaacctaTTTTCCACCGACGTCGGCGATGTATAGTATGTGCTGCTTGCTCTTCACTTGTTTGCGTATCATAAAATACTGAATTGCTTCATGCACAATACTACACAGTGAAACTCAATAGCTGCGTACTGGGTTCCGTGTgggttttgtgtgtgttttttttgctTTCGTTTCTTGGTAGACTTGTTGAGTGATATGGAAACCCGATAACCGTCTACCGAACTTGCCTTTGACGTTAAGACTAAACGTATATGGGTGATAAAACCTCGTAAACTAACAAAATAAGCGACGACGAGCCAAGAAAACAGACGATGCAAGAGGAAAAGAGCTTGTCTAAAAACCACCACCGCTTTAACGGAAACAAACACACATGTAGATATGAAACAACTAATAAAGTACGTTTATAGTTCTCTCTTTCATATACACAGTGAAACACCCCATCGGTTTCATTGCCTCACTCATTCACTTACCCTGTAGGCCTTTGTATGTGGGCATGTCTAAATGTTTGccttattactacaaagatttgTGGGCTCATAATTTAACCCTCATATAGCCTAGACCCGCCTTGGACTTTTTCAATTCAAGATGGCATTTTCCGTTAATGTGTTTCTCTCTCTTTCTTTCATTAACGCATGTACCATTTGAAAAGAGCCAttatatgctttatttgtgtcacTTGTAACGTATTGGAAATGAGGCCCCACCTTTTATCAAATTTAGTTTGAGCTGCGGGCAAAGTAAGGGGATTTCAGTAATCACTTTAGTAAATAGTCAGGTAATATGATATTAGCCATGGCGTatgttaacttgtttttttgaCCTAGTAGAGGCGTGTTTTTATACAGATCTCAGGTAAATTCCATCCTATATGAATGAGTTTCGTGttgaatttttctccaaattttttttttagtttagttttgttttgtttataataaattttattatcctAAATCGTGGTTGTGTTGTGTTTCCCATACTACTAAAGGGGAGAGGATTAGTTCTTTTGCTTATACACCTTTCGCCAGACATTCAAACATTCGTATGTCTACAGGGTCTGGTAATTATTTCGCCGCATTATGTAATTAAAGGCCATAAAAGTGTGCATGcgggcattttttttttcgtgcttTCCTCCATCAAATACCTACGCCATAATGGGATTTAGTTTTTGCTATATTTTGCCATTGATGGTAAATTATCGAGAAACTAAACTAAATAACCAAAATATGGAATATTATGAAAGTTAATGACACATGAGCAGTAGGTCCCGAATATTATGAATTTAAGGAATGCTATATAACATCTAAAAATAGTGAAAACTCCCTTAATGAGATCAAATAGTAAatgatataaatatattattttctacGCTATTTATTTCTACAACGAAAGCCTTAGAAATGTATATCTTCCAGATAAACTAAAATGCCATAGCCGATAGCCTTTGTAGCTAGTGCTTTCatgtttattatagtttttaaaattgtagtaaataaataaataaataaaataaataataaaatgccaTACAAgtaaaaatataggaaaaaaaacgaagaaaaaattttctgattcgatCACAAAATTgactagaaataaaaaaatatacttgattaaaaaatatattacactgaaaaaactgtgaacccaccaggaaagaaaattttagttaattttagaaaattttaactaaactgtattaaaaACGTAGATGTCACACcgattccacaaaaataaataaaataatttttgacaaattcaagaaaatttattcgacgtaattaatttttttcacatgttaaagaaaatttcgaagcttaaaggtgggtattaagttcgagtttagccgctaaaatcgccattttttcacgattacttttcttaattaatccactttaaggaatacaaactttgtaaaaatttgctttgggctattccccatcaagttataataaaatttgcaacaaatatgtataattttatgcctttttttactgatttagttttcattgTAGCGATTTtagctgcactcaaaaaaaagtaaaccctatatttcactaaagctgatttaattttattttagttcatggaatttttacgttttaagaaagtttgcatgaatttaataattttttgagtacgttagttaaattcacTACAACAGAGGAGAAaactatacacaaatgaagcatacagatttactaaattcgtacttctcgcaaaatagttaattttttctttaaatttgtaaatttaactaaaaatgcgtccatcttgaacttcgtatggcactaaagacattcttgcaattttgaactcaaattttttccttcaaattgcaaaattttctttaacaagtgaaaaaaattaattatgtcttataaattttcttgaatttgtagaaaaatgtttacttatttttgtgatatcggcgtgatgtcagcgtttgtaatactttttagttaaaattttctaaaaataatctaaattttccaaaattaaccaaaaatgttcttcatggtgggttcactgttttttcaatgTGCTAATCTCGAACTTACTACCCACCTTAAAGGGAAaagttggagttcaaaattgcaaaaatgtctgtaGTACCATACGAAATTCAGAAAATgaattagaaacaaaaaatatacttggttaaaaaatatattgcactgaaaaaacagtgaacccaccaggcaaGAAAAtgttagttaattaaaaaaaaataaattaattttagaaaaatttaactaaactgtattagaaacgtaGATGTCACACcgattccacaaaaataaataaaacaattttcgacaaattcaagaaaatttattcgacgtaattcactttttttcacttgttaaagaaaatttcgaaacttaaaggaaaaagttggagttcaaaattggaaaatgtctttagtaccatacgaagatCATGATGGGtttattattggtaaaatttgcaaaatttaagaaattttgaactattttgggtgagacacgaatttagttaatctttatgcttcatttgtgtataattttttcttctgtttcagttaatttaattaacgttcgcaaaaaagtattaaagtcaaggaaactttctcagcacataataattctatgaagtaaaaaaaaacatggaaatttttttaacacgtactaattccatgaactaaaatattattaaatcgtctttagtgatatatagGGTTCACTGAGTGTGGTTTCTTCGACACTTTaactcaatttttaattgactcaaaatgtaattaattttgctcgcaaaactcaattttttgtattgattcaatcaattatttatttataattattttaactttagatgaaaaatcattaatttattattataacataaaaaggtcgaagaaaaccaaagaaaatagaaatagtcttcttgcaaatttcatacgatttttttttaattttcctattAAATTTATAGTTGGATTTTTCCTTGGATTTGATTCTAAATGTAATGATTTtagcaggttggctgataagtccccggtctaagaaagaaaaacacattttttttgtcaaaattcgtttttattattcagcatagttccctttaagagcgatacaacgattataacgaccttcaaattttttgataccattttggtagaactccttcggttttgcctcaaaataggcctcagtttcggcgatcacctcttcattgcagcaaaatttttccctgcgagcatccttttgaggtctgagaacaagaaaaaatcgctggggccagatatggagaatacggtggggaagcaattcgaagcccaattcatgaatttttgccatcgttctcaatgacttgtggcacggtgcgttgtcttggttgaccaacacttttttcttcttcatatggggccgttttgctgcgatttcgaccttcaagcgctccaataacgccatataatagtcactgttgatggtttttcccttctcaagataatcgataaaaattattccatgcgcatcccaaaaaacagaggccattactttgctagcggacttttgagtctttccactcttcggagacggttcaccggtcgctgtccactcagccgactgtcgattggactcaggagtgtagtgatggagccatatttcatccattgtcacatatcgacggaaaacctcgggtgtattacgagttaacagctgcaaacacagctcagaatcatcaacacgtttttgtttttggtcaaatgtgagctcgcgaggcacccattttgcacagagcttccgcatatccaaatattgatgaataatatgaccaacacgttcctttgatatctgtaaggtctctgctatctcgatcaacttcattttaaggtcattcaaaattattttgtggatttttttttatgttttcgtcggtaaccacctctttcgggggtccactgcgttcaccgtcctccgtgctcatttcaccacgcttgaattttgcataccaatcaattattaatgATTTTCCTGgggtagagtccggaaactaattatcaagccaagtttttgcttccaccgtattttttcccttcagaaaacagtattttatcaaaacacgaaattcattttttccatttttttcacaataacaaaagttgctttacaaaagacgctctatctcacaaactaattgacttacagacgtcgaattttgacacgaatcaattgaaggttggtactatataaaaataatatgcatttaatactagcgacgccatctatgtgtcagaccggtgacttatcagccaacctgttaagttagtgcatatgtttgcaacaccaagaaggagacgagatagacacatggtgtctttgggaaaaaagctcagagtgggctcctgagtcgatatagccatgtccgtctgtccgtgaacacatcaaagtctaggtcgcagttttagtccaattgacttcaaatttggcacaagtatgtgttttggctcagaatagaacactattgattttggaagaaatcggttcagatttagatatagctcccatatatatatttcgcccgatatagacttatatggccccagaagccagagttttacactaatttacttaaaattttgcacaagaagaacaattagtactatagtcaagcgtgccaaattttattgaaatcggttcagatttagatatagctcccatatatatctttcgcccgatatggactaatacggtcccagaagccagagttttaccccaatttggtagaaattttgcactaggagtacaattaggagtgtagtcaagtgtgacaaattttattgaaatcggttcagatttagatatagctcccatatatatcgttcgcccgatttacactcatatgaccacagtggccaatcttttactccgatttaattgaaattttgcacagggagtagaattagcattgtagctatgcgtgctaaatttcgttgaaatcggttagatttagatatatctcccatatatagctttcgcccgatttacactcatatgaccacagagaccaatttttaactccgatttagttgaaattttgtacagagagtagaattagcattgtagctatgcgtgccaaatttggttgaaatcgtttcagatttagatatagctcccatatatatgtttttctgatttcgacaaataccaacattttccttgtaaaatcgccactgcttagtcgaaaaattgtaaaaatgactctaattttcctaaacttccaatacatatatatcgagcgataaatcataaataaacttttgcgacgtttccttaaaattgcttcagatttaaatgtttcccatattttttttactaacattcatgttccaccctagtgcattagccgacttaaatgttgagtctatagattttgtagaagtctatcaaattctgtccagttcgagtgatatttaaatgtatgtatttgggacaaacatttatatatagcccccaacatatttgacggatgtgatatggtatcgaaaatttagatctacaaagtggtgcaggggataatatagtcggtcccgcctgactttagactttccttacttgttttttcctcggttctagttaatttaactaacgtacgcaaaaaattattagaataaaggaaactttccccaaacataaataaagttaaattggctttagtgaaataaagagTAAacccaatttcacaaaaataagtaaataattttcgacaaaatcaagaaaattttttagacaaaattattatttttcacttattaaagaaaatttcgtagtttgaaggaaaaaattggaagtcaaaattgcaagaatgtgttCAGTGTCActtgaagttcaagatgggagcttttgtagaaaaatttaaaatttaaaggaataatgaactattttgtgagatgtacgaatttagtaaatctttatgattcatttgtgtataattttttcccgttggcTCTCTAATGATCGTACGCAAATTGGTTCTTAGCGGATCAAGAACTGAGTGGGCTCATATAGGTATCTAATACGCTTGTTTTTGTCTAAtcatagactccatatggacaaacttataatttagaagacaaagttaagaagttttaagataccttgccaaggTAAGAATTACAATAACCCACgtgattcgattgtgaatgacagtctttagaagaactttctgcgcaatccatggtggagggtacataagattcggcctggccgaacttgcagcCGTATATGCTGGTTttgatctaaattttatttttttattattatttctcatGTTATTTATTCGTCtttatccaaaaaaaattctaataataATTACAATGATTGATATTTTGATATCATAGTAATaataccaaataatttttttttttgcaataaaaatatctGAATTTTAGAATCAATTTAACGATGTACGTATTTTCTGTTTCTGTATTTTGCCCCATCAAATTATTGCAATtagaataaaacattttttatggtcaTATTATTGGAGTAGAGATGAATTTTATTCCGAGTGCTCGTACATATTTACCTACCAAAAGGACTATGATTGGCTTTTCCTATTTCcatttttaatataatgaacaaattaattaaattacagTCCCCAATATGctgtattcaattccagattggGGTTGCGTGtgttttgaaatatttgtattGTGCATATGAAGTTTGAGTTAACAGAAACCTCTTAGGGACTATAGATCCTTTATGGGGGAGGGCTAACCGAACATTGCTTATCGTTGTGCACGGAAAGTCAAATGTTAGTTGGTATTTACTTTAGTCCCCATGAAATAGTTGTGAAATGGGAACAAATTCattatttattcaaatattttcatgcATTTTATGATCTTTAATTGCCTatccacacactgaaaaaaaatcaccTGGAGCCAgaactttaataaaaattattattattgaaatcgaaaaaataagattaagggattgtacacccagaaaaaagtgcctccgaaactaaaggaaaaatttttcatcaatatagtttatccattttatttccattaaggtacatttttatgagaaataataaaatttactggtttcagtaaaaaaatcctaaactgtaagcagttaggaatagttcattaactagaataaggcatggaattttactcatactgttttcttcgctgggtataagaatttactactgaacaagaaaattttattcaccgataacaaagcattcgtaaaaataaacaaaaaccgaactaaaaccaagtttcctcaaaattagtaaaatttcttataaaatgataattgcgacttcctttataatagaaagtttttcatacatacgaacaacacttggcatagaaaaatattttagttcattcgtactaagaagtatgcaatcctttcaaaacttaaggaaacacacttgttagaatataggaaattttcctatatttctattgtctacctgtaatcgacacctgtcatcgtaatcgatgtgtttgcgcgtgggtgtaatcgatatgtttgcgcgtggggtgttttttagttggaatcgcgttgttgtggtatacggagagattgttaaaaaaataatatggtaaaataatataataaataacaaataaaatatataaaatatttgttattttaaattagtgagaaaaaaaaatggtgtttaaagaaagaaaacaccagcagaataacaaccctttcattttggaatcttcaattatcaggtaatattcagtga encodes:
- the cad gene encoding caudal type homeobox; its protein translation is MVSYYNPLSYSQKHTAANLAYSAGQPWHWNANYHTPPNHQYLGDMDSPHATAHHQMYYNPHSMFHSASNTAAAAAADWHSPSSADNFAQNADLLQQHQLLNGAVGAGSTPSSSAGSASSTTSAGPASGSTNQLNETVSSIGDPQQQQQQQQQQQQHHITEGLPSPPITVSGSEISSPGAPASSSSPHHIAHHLNNNNSPSTANGNNNNNNNSINSNNRSSPVKSHQYYEWMKKPTYPAQPAPGKTRTKDKYRVVYTDFQRLELEKEYCTSRYITIRRKTELAQTLSLSERQVKIWFQNRRAKERKQNKKVSEPSIGGVQHPDYANLMDTKPKLEPGIHLQHSLHSMSSMAAMGMPTMRFHPHHLPGHHHPLAAVSAHSHQLHQSPHAQISAAVGTLSM